The following proteins are encoded in a genomic region of Xenopus laevis strain J_2021 chromosome 3L, Xenopus_laevis_v10.1, whole genome shotgun sequence:
- the LOC121401091 gene encoding serine/threonine-protein kinase N-like → MGAKLCNILHRHRHTETVDINQSFDACEPWVSICFSGMKQELLRDIRKEMRIAAGAQKLYLVTKDRQTKAQVKELRNISERKVKALFSSLHKLNVQLAQREAENSPGKI, encoded by the exons ATGGGCGCCAAACTGTGCAACATCCTGCACCGGCACCGGCATACTGAG ACTGTTGACATCAATCAGTCTTTTGATGCTTGTGAGCCCTGGGTGAGTATTTGCTTTTCAGGTATGAAGCAGGAGCTGCTGAGAGACATCCGGAAGGAGATGAGGATAGCAGCAGGGGCGCAAAAGCTGTACCTTGTCACCAAGGACAGACAGACCAAAGCCCAAGTGAAGGAGCTGAGGAACATCAGTGAGAGGAAGGTGAAAGCCCTTTTCTCCTCTCTCCACAAGCTCAATGTGCAGCTAGCTCAGAGGGAAGCAGAGAATTCTCCAGGTAAGATATAA
- the LOC121401070 gene encoding serine/threonine-protein kinase N2-like, which translates to MGPLPGDYSPIPEDSQAEEMTVEEAETTQELQFSSFTAKDFRRIKVLGRGSFGKVLLVEYLPANIYCAIKVLKKDNIDSTDDIEHILTEKQIGQLVNPHSFIVDLYATFSTKNQLFFIMEFVAGGSLRTHLMRSQHFDLQTTKFYAACITLGLEGIHSKDVIHRDLKPGNLLMDQDGYIKIADFGMSKTGIGYGDRTNTMVGSPAYMAPEVVMEEEYSRAVDWWALGVIVYEMLLGTRPFTGYDRDFIYDSIVEDEPHYPSSLDSEAVSFISQLLKKNPEERLGSTPGNAADVAEHPFFNGIVWDDIIEKNVTAPFVPSLNGPEDVGYFDEEFTKLSANLTQPKGPPAEMASEIDEAFLDFNYAAF; encoded by the exons ATGGGTCCTCTCCCCGGCGATTACAGCCCCATTCCAGAGGATTCTCAGGCTGAAGAGATGACAGTAGAGGAGGCTGAAACGACACA AGAGCTACAGTTCAGCAGTTTTACAGCAAAGGACTTTCGCCGGATTAAGGTTTTAGGCAGAGGAAGCTTCGGCAAG GTTCTACTAGTAGAGTATCTTCCAGCAAACATCTATTGCGCTATTAAAGTGCTCAAGAAGGACAACATCGACTCCACTGATGATATAGAACA cattttaacAGAGAAGCAAATTGGACAGTTGGTGAATCCACACAGTTTTATAGTGGACTTATACGCCACATTCAGCACCAAAAACCAGCTGTTTTTCATCATGGAGTttgtggcaggaggcagtttaagAACCCACCTGATGAGGAGCCAGCACTTTGATCTACAGACAACCAA GTTCTACGCTGCTTGTATAACGCTTGGTTTAGAAGGAATTCACAGCAAGGACGTCATACACAG AGATTTAAAGCCGGGGAATCTACTAATGGATCAAGACGGCTACATCAAGATCGCCGATTTTGGGATGAGCAAAACTG gcATTGGATATGGAGACCGCACCAACACCATGGTTGGGAGTCCTGCTTATATGGCGCCCGAAGTCGTGATGGAGGAGGAGTACTCAAGAGCCGTCGACTGGTGGGCTCTTGGCGTCATCGTTTATGAGATGCTCCTCGGAACG AGACCTTTCACCGGATACGACAGGGACTTTATATATGATTCCATCGTGGAGGATGAGCCACACTACCCCTCATCCCTGGACTCCGAAGCAGTAAGCTTCATATCACAG CTGTTGAAGAAGAATCCTGAGGAGAGGCTAGGTTCCACCCCGGGGAATGCCGCAGATGTAGCAGAACATCCATTCTTTAAT GGCATTGTCTGGGATGATATTATTGAGAAGAACGTAACAGCTCCGTTCGTGCCCAGCCTAAATGGACCGGAGGATGTGGGGTATTTCGATGAGGAGTTCACCAAGCTGTCTGCGAATCTGACCCAGCCCAAAGGACCCCCTGCTGAGATGGCAAGCGAGATCGATGAAGCCTTTCTGGACTTTAACTATGCAGCATTTTAA